The following are encoded together in the Lytechinus variegatus isolate NC3 chromosome 19, Lvar_3.0, whole genome shotgun sequence genome:
- the LOC121405739 gene encoding histamine H3 receptor-like — protein MATTTQAISFSTDIPVVTTSNSTPMGDEGYSVFPHSLTWIIVVGIVYSLIILITLVGNAFVIAAYKVDEHIRARPSSILILNLAISDFFIGITLIFNYVFLLYDVWPLGEIPCKLWTVLDYTCSYMSVVTITLISLDRYWMVKKKLGYRKYQTKKRILITLAICWSVVLAFYTITAFGYGAMTNTNHVDFSDDCEMEYLYSTPFSAVMIVVEFVIPFFVILYLNIVVYMNIQMRTGQLVRSKPDKGHDMYSKTSLDTDKTIGTDSASGLAYSSNPLYAKKPVPIVTISYTTKDKVDTPIDTTEPTDEKPSNAYEVDETFEESKASDEGIVSGSTDIAPNVNGFANPSVDLNDVDIKAETPVESNSHNTNNNANHSTTKSDDGMLKVEEKTRPLSAASLNSVVSSDGHTTLARANKEKSKKAREFRRQRRAAIVLFTLVITFGICWLPYQVTTILVTIMGDESINFIIEEIMTNLLWCNSTINPFLYAFVTVSFRRNFIRFLGLDRITWCQKKQTSNDAQDRIHTSDPTECDS, from the coding sequence ATGGCAACAACAACCCAAGCGATATCGTTTTCAACCGATATTCCCGTCGTCACAACGTCGAATTCAACCCCAATGGGCGACGAAGGCTACAGTGTATTTCCCCACTCACTGACGTGGATCATCGTAGTCGGCATCGTCTACTctctcatcatcctcatcaccctGGTCGGCAACGCTTTCGTCATCGCTGCGTACAAGGTGGACGAACACATCCGTGCTCGACCATCGAGTATTCTCATCCTTAATCTCGCCATCTCCGACTTCTTCATCGGGATCACGCTCATCTTCAATTACGTTTTCCTCCTCTACGACGTATGGCCACTTGGTGAGATACCCTGTAAGCTGTGGACGGTCTTGGATTACACCTGTTCCTACATGTCTGTCGTCACCATCACCCTCATAAGCTTAGATAGATACTGGATGGTGAAGAAGAAGCTCGGCTACCGGAAGTACCAGACCAAGAAGCGTATTCTCATCACCCTTGCGATCTGCTGGAGCGTCGTTCTCGCATTCTACACCATAACCGCCTTTGGTTACGGCGCGATGACGAACACCAACCATGTCGATTTCTCCGACGATTGCGAGATGGAATATCTGTACAGCACTCCGTTTTCCGCGGTGATGATCGTTGTCGAATTCGTGATACCTTTCTTCGTCATTCTTTACCTGAACATCGTGGtgtatatgaatattcaaatgaGGACGGGGCAGCTTGTGAGGTCAAAACCTGACAAAGGGCATGACATGTATTCGAAGACTTCGTTGGATACTGATAAGACGATAGGGACTGATTCTGCGAGTGGGTTGGCCTATTCCTCCAATCCTCTGTACGCCAAGAAACCTGTTCCTATAGTGACTATATCATATACGACAAAGGACAAAGTGGATACGCCTATTGACACTACTGAGCCAACGGACGAAAAGCCTTCAAATGCATACGAGGTTGACGAGACCTTTGAGGAGTCAAAAGCTTCTGACGAAGGTATTGTATCAGGAAGTACCGACATTGCACCAAATGTCAACGGCTTTGCGAACCCGAGTGTAGATTTAAACGACGTCGATATTAAAGCCGAGACACCAGTAGAGTCGAATAGCCACAACACGAACAACAATGCTAACCATAGCACAACTAAATCGGATGATGGTATGTTAAAAGTTGAGGAAAAGACACGCCCACTGTCAGCAGCGTCCTTGAATTCTGTTGTTAGCTCCGATGGACACACGACTCTGGCACGAGCTAACAAAGAAAAATCTAAGAAAGCTCGTGAGTTTCGACGACAACGACGAGCCGCCATCGTTCTCTTCACGCTCGTCATCACTTTCGGCATTTGTTGGCTTCCCTACCAGGTAACCACAATCCTTGTAACCATAATGGGTGATGAGTCGATTAatttcataatagaagaaatcATGACGAACCTCCTTTGGTGTAACTCGACCATAAATCCATTTCTCTATGCCTTCGTGACTGTGTCTTTCCGAAGAAACTTCATTCGGTTCCTCGGCCTTGATCGGATCACGTGGTGTCAGAAGAAACAAACTTCGAATGATGCGCAGGACCGGATTCACACGAGCGACCCAACTGAATGTGATAGCTAA